A genome region from Haliotis asinina isolate JCU_RB_2024 chromosome 11, JCU_Hal_asi_v2, whole genome shotgun sequence includes the following:
- the LOC137255459 gene encoding tubulin alpha-4A chain-like: protein MEWKHVTSSRTKKAKASRSVQRREIVSIHIGQAGVQIGNACWELYCLEHGIQLDGQRSSGPSVVGGGDDSFHTFFSETVSGKHVPRAVFVDADSPVNAIRNGPCRQLFDDQLLVSGRESSVVFSTGRKTICTDLPEDSLEGIKKVTDQCSSLQGFLVFHGVGGGTGSGFTSLLMEHLSDIYGDKMKLAFSVYPTPQLSDEIIAPYNATLSTRSLLQYSDAAFVIDNEAVYNMSCNLIRGRPTFANLNNVIAQIISSVTLPLRSQGTLNVDLKEIQTNLVPHPRIKFPVASYAPIIKRGGVEAPSVSDMTNACFNPNNQMVRCDPNRATFMACCLQYRGNIDSKDVNNAIQSLNAKGTARFSNWCPRNFKVGINAQAPSASVGSDLAEVKREVCMLSNNTGIAEVWARLSRKFDLMYAKRAYLHHFERDGMDRKWFDEAREDLASLEEDYKKIDAGSFDPTS from the exons atggaatggaaacatgtcacttcttcCAGGACCAAAAAGgccaaagcctccagatcagtgcagagg CGAGAGATAGTCAGCATACATATCGGCCAGGCTGGTGTCCAGATAGGCAATGCATGCTGGGAGTTGTACTGTCTGGAGCATGGCATCCAGCTTGATGGTCAGAGGTCCTCGGGCCCCAGCGTCGTCGGGGGAGGGGATGACTCCTTCCACACCTTCTTCAGCGAGACGGTGTCGGGGAAACATGTGCCGAGGGCAGTGTTTGTCGACGCTGACAGTCCTGTTA ATGCTATTAGGAACGGACCCTGCCGGCAACTGTTCGACGACCAACTCCTCGTATCCGGTAGAGAAAGCTCAGTCGTATTCAGCACGGGCCGTAAAACAATATGCACTGACCTTCCCGAAGATTCTCTTGAGGGGATCAAGAAAGTGACTGACCAGTGTAGCAGCCTCCAAGGTTTCCTGGTATTTCATGGCGTCGGTGGCGGCACAGGCTCCGGCTTTACGTCCCTCTTGATGGAGCACCTGTCTGATATCTACGGCGACAAAATGAAGCTGGCATTCTCCGTCTACCCAACACCTCAGCTGTCTGACGAAATTATTGCTCCCTACAACGCCACGTTGTCCACCCGCTCCCTCCTCCAATATTCCGACGCCGCCTTTGTAATCGACAACGAGGCTGTATACAACATGAGCTGTAACCTTATCCGTGGACGTCCCACATTCGCCAACCTGAACAACGTGATTGCACAGATAATCAGCTCCGTCACTCTCCCGCTCCGATCCCAAGGAACCCTGAACGTGGATCTAAAAGAGATTCAAACCAACCTTGTTCCCCATCCACGAATCAAGTTCCCTGTTGCCAGTTATGCACCTATCATTAAAAGAGGCGGTGTTGAAGCGCCCTCTGTTTCCGACATGACAAACGCCTGTTTTAACCCCAACAACCAGATGGTTAGATGTGATCCAAACCGCGCCACCTTCATGGCCTGCTGTCTCCAATATCGAGGAAACATCGACTCCAAAGACGTAAACAACGCTATACAGTCTCTCAATGCCAAAGGGACAGCCAGATTCTCTAACTGGTGCCCTAGAAACTTCAAAGTCGGAATCAATGCGCAGGCGCCATCCGCTTCCGTCGGAAGTGACCTTGCCGAGGTAAAGAGAGAAGTTTGCATGCTCAGCAACAACACCGGTATTGCTGAGGTATGGGCTCGTCTCAGCCGCAAGTTTGACTTGATGTATGCCAAGCGGGCTTACCTCCATCACTTCGAACGTGATGGGATGGACCGGAAGTGGTTTGACG